Proteins encoded within one genomic window of Anastrepha ludens isolate Willacy chromosome 4, idAnaLude1.1, whole genome shotgun sequence:
- the LOC128860913 gene encoding DNA-directed RNA polymerase III subunit RPC5: MLNQCADDDIVEEIPVFLSKNLQENLYLFQYPTKTQISNFDNSAVVNCCVKPLNQEVKVDFALNTESHFYDRFKGEQFALASDGKCQMKGERPTYKRGIMDKQSFTSTCSVDDVDRYVVGIISDKELHLTPLASILQLRPSLSHFDKEDKRIKAEQKALNDEDDEEELQQVTVKFAKTGVGNKKTKTKEKQGYANFVKRSNEESWCETYWHPRKSPTAELERQKLFATNQQINLALELDSHKYVKKLLPDDGKDQGIDAVLPPTVISKARLKSMPLVDQLKVILKDVRMMSFEDICSILQECSDSSVPSEKVLRALPQVGVLIHGNWVPQSDIIYPADTLSNSNGVSSELMIRARDYVLFRFSRVKYLYRRQVISATQLPPDEAAEVLHSVARLNSDKKWELLVTPNKEFEQRYPELVQRQEMVWRATEQTYNEMDFEKSPKRSRKRSIRELKLQPSQSSQGEFS, encoded by the exons ATGTTGAACCAATGCGCCGACGATGATATAGTAGAAGAG ATTCCCGTTTTCCTGTCGAAGAACCTTCAGGAGAACTTATATCTGTTCCAGTACCCGACAAAGACGCAAATAAGCAACTTTGATAATTCGGCTGTGGTAAATTGTTGTGTTAAACCGCTGAATCAAGAAGTAAAAGTAGACTTCGCATTAAATACAGAGTCTCATTTCTATGATCGGTTTAAAGGTGAGCAATTCGCTTTGGCTTCTGATGgtaaatgtcaaatgaaaggTGAACGTCCTACATATAAAAGGGGCATTATGGACAAACAGTCGTTTACTAGCACATGTTCGGTGGACGATGTTGATAGATACGTAGTTGGCATCATTTCCGATAAAGAGCTGCATTTGACGCCTCTAGCAAGCATATTACAATTACGGCCCTCATTATCGCATTTTGATAAGGAAGACAAACGCATAAAGGCTGAACAAAAAGCGCTTAATGATGAAGATGACGAAGAAGAGTTACAACAAGTTACCGTCAAATTTGCAAAAACTGGTGTTggtaataaaaaaacgaaaactaaagAGAAGCAAGGAtatgcaaattttgtaaaacgaAGCAATGAAGAATCATGGTGCGAGACATATTGGCATCCGCGAAAATCACCCACAGCAGAACTTGAAAGACAGAAATTATTCGCAACAAACCAACAAATAAACTTAGCTTTAGAATTAGATTCACATAAGTACGTGAAGAAACTTTTACCGGACGATGGAAAAGATCAAGGAATAGATGCTGTCCTCCCCCCTACGGTCATCAGCAAAGCTCGTCTAAAGTCAATGCCTCTTGTAGACCAACTCAAAGTAATTCTAAAAGATG TACGAATGATGAGTTTTGAGGATATATGTTCAATACTTCAGGAATGCAGTGACTCTAGTGTACCAAGTGAAAAAGTACTACGTGCTCTACCCCAAGTTGGAGTATTGATCCATGGAAATTGGGTACCTCAATCGGATATAATTTACCCTGCCGATACTCTATCTAACTCAAATGGTGTATCATCTGAATTAATGATACGCGCTCGAGATTATGTG CTTTTTAGATTTTCCCGTGTAAAATACCTTTACCGCCGTCAAGTAATTTCGGCTACACAACTACCGCCCGACGAAGCTGCGGAGGTTCTACATTCAGTTGCACGActaaattctgataaaaagtgGGAGTTGCTCGTCACACCCAACAAAGAATTTGAACAAAGATATCCGGAACTTGTACAACGACAGGAAATGGTGTGGCGTGCGACAGAACAAACTTATAATGAGATGGATTTTGAAAAGTCGCCCAAGCGTTCTCGAAAAAGGTCAATTCGAGAACTTAAACTACAGCCTTCACAATCATCTCAAGGGGAATTCTCCTAA
- the LOC128860914 gene encoding nucleoside-triphosphatase THEP1 translates to MEQGYNTILISGLPGVGKTTLVRKICDDLRVSYDCRGFITEEVRSDQTLARVGFDVVTLCDKRSILARERCANNERMAKLGKYSVYVNDFERLVLPLLGYPNPKQDLLVIDEIGKMELKSKKFEIAVSELIDKVPILATVPLQQRGNLKLVEYLKNSSKSRLFEISGNNRDDIKSEIVKCLRQRLGKPSIKI, encoded by the exons ATGGAGCAAGgatataatacaattttaatatcgGGTCTACCAG GTGTGGGTAAGACGACGTTGGTGCGAAAAATATGCGATGATCTTCGAGTATCTTATGATTGTCGTGGTTTTATTACGGAAGAAGTACGGAGTGATCAGACGCTTGCTCGTGTCGGATTTGATGTAGTGACGTTGTGTGACAAGCGCTCGATATTGGCAAG AGAGCGCTGCGCAAATAATGAACGAATGGCGAAATTGGGAAAATATTCTGTTTACGTAAATGATTTCGAGAGACTTGTTCTCCCTCTGCTTGGCTACCCCAACCCTAAACAAGATCTTCTGGTGATCGATGAGATtggaaaaatggaattaaaaagcaaaaaatttgaaattgctgTAAGTGAGTTAATTGATAAAGTTCCAATTTTAGCAACAGTACCACTCCAACAACGTGGGAATCTTAAGCTTGTAGAATATCTGAAAAACTCCTCTAAATCACGCTTGTTTGAAATAAGTGGAAATAACCGCGATGACATTAAGAGTGAAATTGTAAAATGCCTTAGACAACGGTTAGGAAAGccttcaataaaaatatga
- the LOC128860020 gene encoding uncharacterized protein LOC128860020 isoform X2: MSNQCKDLDKLSTDRKWDDVFHCLKIDVNSTIELGNLKVSQIGEQSDKWLDDYKATMNSLVLNMFCNKIYTLSGAEDVMPVD; the protein is encoded by the exons ATGTCTAACCAATGTAAAGATTTGGATAAACTCTCAACGGATCGAAAATGGGATGATGTATTCCATTGCCTTAAGATTGATGTTAACTCAACCATAGAGCTTGGTAATCTTAAAG TTTCACAAATTGGCGAGCAGTCCGATAAGTGGTTGGACGACTACAAAGCGACAATGAATTC TTTGGTACTTAATatgttttgcaataaaatttatacgttATCGGGGGCTGAGGACGTTATGCCAGTTGACTAA
- the LOC128860020 gene encoding uncharacterized protein LOC128860020 isoform X1: MSNQCKDLDKLSTDRKWDDVFHCLKIDVNSTIELGNLKVSQIGEQSDKWLDDYKATMNSLEVILAIILLFDQIFYILLVWYLICFAIKFIRYRGLRTLCQLTKRFYSLEKKIKNQNKSKPLTTRKKTITFAKGAFDNSKY; this comes from the exons ATGTCTAACCAATGTAAAGATTTGGATAAACTCTCAACGGATCGAAAATGGGATGATGTATTCCATTGCCTTAAGATTGATGTTAACTCAACCATAGAGCTTGGTAATCTTAAAG TTTCACAAATTGGCGAGCAGTCCGATAAGTGGTTGGACGACTACAAAGCGACAATGAATTCGTTGGAAGTGATTTTAGCAATTATTCTGCTGTTTGACCAAATATTCTATATTCTTTTAGTTTGGTACTTAATatgttttgcaataaaatttatacgttATCGGGGGCTGAGGACGTTATGCCAGTTGACTAAAAGGTTTTATTCACtggaaaagaaaatcaaaaatcaaaataaaagtaagcCGCTTACGACCAGAAAGAAAACTATTACATTCGCAAAAGGTGCGTTCGACAACTCTAAATATTAA